Proteins encoded by one window of Branchiostoma floridae strain S238N-H82 chromosome 6, Bfl_VNyyK, whole genome shotgun sequence:
- the LOC118417176 gene encoding genetic suppressor element 1-like isoform X2 has protein sequence MSSSPTPGQLSNGDRSRALVQMEFQHQQYMKRLNQEERWQSRQRQMREEKAERQQEVSSYRQQLLQQQQGSLRSSPHLKHGPSHVNREMTPNNHAEERNHSERADSKEAVHLPPNSHPPPLVPPQNVHSFTREEPWKFHLAHAKHPLDNLRAVSEVRIPTTPPSSASAHSNQYDYDRHPPARTSPANHDKPHSAGPHVGRTDKSPRPPRGERTFRNHFERFNHEQSLLINGHLDRVAETFLDQSNNQYAYDHRRLSELAYNINVSKALSVPFTEYFLGIQRTNRADSDDDRHVVSKLDMEESKIREARMRGTYRSDCDSDSDCDIEVQRAKLQKIASGPPLQLDESPKKLYFLETFGLTTQKRKCAVHEEKKRKRRRMLMERSPSPSKSDHEDENQPCSPLTTSYTAEDMVQEVDLEDKKSFLAEMGLGFMHKEHRKEKQRDQQIVDAFKSGKLRSLLAAPSTNNHKVPSLESKRPASSTGKP, from the exons ATGTCGTCGTCTCCCACGCCTGGTCAGCTGAGTAACGGGGACCGTTCGCGGGCGCTGGTGCAGATGGAGTTCCAGCACCAGCAGTACATGAAGCGGCTGAACCAGGAGGAGCGCTGGCAGAGCCGGCAGAGACAGATGAGGGAGGAGAAGGCAGAGAGGCAGCAGGAGGTGTCCAGCTACAGGCAGCAGctcttacaacaacaacag GGTTCTTTGAGATCTTCACCTCACCTAAAGCATGGCCCCTCCCATGTAAATAGAGAAATGACTCCAAACAATCACGCAGAGGAAAGGAACCATTCCGAGAGGGCTGATAGCAAAGAGGCCGTCCACCTACCCCCCAACAGTCACCCTCCTCCCCTTGTGCCCCCTCAGAACGTTCACTCCTTTACAAGAGAGGAACCCTGGAAGTTCCACTTGGCTCATGCGAAGCACCCGCTGGATAATCTACGTGCGGTGAGCGAGGTGAGAATACCCACCACGCCGCCGTCTTCGGCCTCCGCCCATTCCAATCAGTACGACTACGACAGGCACCCGCCCGCGCGGACGTCGCCCGCGAACCACGACAAACCACATTCCGCCGGGCCGCACGTCGGCAGGACGGACAAGTCTCCCCGTCCGCCGCGCGGGGAGAGAACTTTCCGTAACCACTTCGAGCGCTTCAATCACGAACAATCGCTGCTCATCAACGGCCACCTCGACAGGGTGGCGGAGACGTTTCTCGACCAGTCCAACAACCAGTACGCGTACGACCATCGCAGGCTCTCGGAGCTCGCGTACAACATCAATGTTAGCAAGGCCCTTTCTGTGCCGTTCACGGAATATTTCCTGGGAATTCAGAGGACTAACAGGGCAGATTCGGACGACGATAGACACGTGGTGAGCAAACTGGACATGGAGGAGAGCAAGATAAGGGAGGCCCGCATGAGGGGCACGTACAGAAGTGACTGTGATTCCGACAGCGACTGTGACATTGAGGTTCAGCGAGCGAAGCTGCAGAAAATTGCGTCAGGCCCTCCGTTGCAACTAGATGAGTCACCAAAG AAACTGTATTTTCTGGAGACGTTTGGGCTGACAACGCAGAAGAGAAAATGTG cagtacatgaggagaagaagagaaagaggagAAGGATGCTGATGGAGCGATCCCCATCTCCATCCAAGTCAGACCACGAGGATGAGAACCAGCCGTGCAGCCCGCTCACGACGTCTTACACGGCCGAAGACATGGTGCAAGAAGTGGACCTGGAGGATAAGAAGTCGTTCTTGGCTGAGATGGGCCTGGGCTTCATGCACAAGGAACACAGGAAAG
- the LOC118417176 gene encoding genetic suppressor element 1-like isoform X1, producing the protein MSSSPTPGQLSNGDRSRALVQMEFQHQQYMKRLNQEERWQSRQRQMREEKAERQQEVSSYRQQLLQQQQGSLRSSPHLKHGPSHVNREMTPNNHAEERNHSERADSKEAVHLPPNSHPPPLVPPQNVHSFTREEPWKFHLAHAKHPLDNLRAVSEVRIPTTPPSSASAHSNQYDYDRHPPARTSPANHDKPHSAGPHVGRTDKSPRPPRGERTFRNHFERFNHEQSLLINGHLDRVAETFLDQSNNQYAYDHRRLSELAYNINVSKALSVPFTEYFLGIQRTNRADSDDDRHVVSKLDMEESKIREARMRGTYRSDCDSDSDCDIEVQRAKLQKIASGPPLQLDESPKKLYFLETFGLTTQKRKCAVHEEKKRKRRRMLMERSPSPSKSDHEDENQPCSPLTTSYTAEDMVQEVDLEDKKSFLAEMGLGFMHKEHRKGEERHEKQRDQQIVDAFKSGKLRSLLAAPSTNNHKVPSLESKRPASSTGKP; encoded by the exons ATGTCGTCGTCTCCCACGCCTGGTCAGCTGAGTAACGGGGACCGTTCGCGGGCGCTGGTGCAGATGGAGTTCCAGCACCAGCAGTACATGAAGCGGCTGAACCAGGAGGAGCGCTGGCAGAGCCGGCAGAGACAGATGAGGGAGGAGAAGGCAGAGAGGCAGCAGGAGGTGTCCAGCTACAGGCAGCAGctcttacaacaacaacag GGTTCTTTGAGATCTTCACCTCACCTAAAGCATGGCCCCTCCCATGTAAATAGAGAAATGACTCCAAACAATCACGCAGAGGAAAGGAACCATTCCGAGAGGGCTGATAGCAAAGAGGCCGTCCACCTACCCCCCAACAGTCACCCTCCTCCCCTTGTGCCCCCTCAGAACGTTCACTCCTTTACAAGAGAGGAACCCTGGAAGTTCCACTTGGCTCATGCGAAGCACCCGCTGGATAATCTACGTGCGGTGAGCGAGGTGAGAATACCCACCACGCCGCCGTCTTCGGCCTCCGCCCATTCCAATCAGTACGACTACGACAGGCACCCGCCCGCGCGGACGTCGCCCGCGAACCACGACAAACCACATTCCGCCGGGCCGCACGTCGGCAGGACGGACAAGTCTCCCCGTCCGCCGCGCGGGGAGAGAACTTTCCGTAACCACTTCGAGCGCTTCAATCACGAACAATCGCTGCTCATCAACGGCCACCTCGACAGGGTGGCGGAGACGTTTCTCGACCAGTCCAACAACCAGTACGCGTACGACCATCGCAGGCTCTCGGAGCTCGCGTACAACATCAATGTTAGCAAGGCCCTTTCTGTGCCGTTCACGGAATATTTCCTGGGAATTCAGAGGACTAACAGGGCAGATTCGGACGACGATAGACACGTGGTGAGCAAACTGGACATGGAGGAGAGCAAGATAAGGGAGGCCCGCATGAGGGGCACGTACAGAAGTGACTGTGATTCCGACAGCGACTGTGACATTGAGGTTCAGCGAGCGAAGCTGCAGAAAATTGCGTCAGGCCCTCCGTTGCAACTAGATGAGTCACCAAAG AAACTGTATTTTCTGGAGACGTTTGGGCTGACAACGCAGAAGAGAAAATGTG cagtacatgaggagaagaagagaaagaggagAAGGATGCTGATGGAGCGATCCCCATCTCCATCCAAGTCAGACCACGAGGATGAGAACCAGCCGTGCAGCCCGCTCACGACGTCTTACACGGCCGAAGACATGGTGCAAGAAGTGGACCTGGAGGATAAGAAGTCGTTCTTGGCTGAGATGGGCCTGGGCTTCATGCACAAGGAACACAGGAAAGGTGAGGAGAGACATG